One Silurus meridionalis isolate SWU-2019-XX chromosome 10, ASM1480568v1, whole genome shotgun sequence genomic window carries:
- the caprin2 gene encoding LOW QUALITY PROTEIN: caprin-2 (The sequence of the model RefSeq protein was modified relative to this genomic sequence to represent the inferred CDS: inserted 1 base in 1 codon), which produces MRETRTMVQLFPCPASDAVALSESMDERDAELDGSPAPXSPRTLTALQLALNPSETVYHGYETYIEEGLLCLRHKIRNIEKKKLKLEGYQARLKNGDMLNPDQLEAVGRYEEVIHNLKFAKELQMTLHALTQDLLKAQRKAVRHEQVQRSESEQRRFSTMLQVQYVLRSLQRHDVRKTFSTCEQARYLSMQEVEKLLNLATMLACKRDERMSLEDQMEQASFVYMDLLDGKDKPVAGSTYKSLKEKLLRLVDSGLFDHLPEPEENPKKDEVQKPDSSTSKPSSLNAVSSSTSDVTSRQFSNRRYVKERDPTPPGQGVNLNVEPPTWKGEFLALKEQEPPDSWDMELTDPPASSKMVLQKPWKGAAGFIPKSMVTLKPAVETKQKRQRKNKGSHGLKSDVQIKKAVPVEVFNSPSSLAKDPALRRQQLDHLMDQITGSFSFIQDSLLDGEATPGNGRTRGLRLSPGSSPLAQTIPTDLLPPSQNSTPLHGHKCPGDAQSSLANGDQPTDTSDLKLHAEDSLHVTQDKGFTSPPLYCREPCISVTHDTKNTRQAGKQPLSNGEIPTPVLAQTFTTPPNRRSLPPTSTASFSSLHSVFSGEVPMTRSSELKTEESGFLESVCLSYSTASTMSHSTASTQTPPELSLPQDDLQMESAYLSESDISASSHVYSSPGPNSAPHFQSSLVQQYYPRSTLRGMTHGARGLFHSSLRSPGASRGGYEVHRVNIRAPGGGFAAQTHRETGSAPYTAQENGYQPSHKRPGGTAPRRNSSVGWSDSSQVSSPDREGTFIIDSAQGDTHSMSIAGPPPHTLMHVYPQLRVAFSAARATNLAPGTLDQPIAFDLLHSNLGGAFDAPSGHFSCPAAGTYVFFFHILKLAISVPLYVNLMRNDEVMASAYANDGAPDHETASNHAVLPLHVGDHIWLRLHRGAIYGSSWKYSTFSGFLLYMD; this is translated from the exons ATGAG AGAGACACGAACCATGGTTCAGCTTTTCCCATGTCCAGCCTCGGATGCCGTGGCGCTCTCCGAGTCTATGGACGAGAGGGACGCTGAGCTGGACGGCAGCCCGGCGC ACTCTCCTCGCACCCTCACGGCTCTCCAGCTGGCCCTGAACCCATCCGAGACGGTCTACCATGGATACGAGACCTACATCGAGGAGGGGCTCCTTTGCCTCCGACACAAGATCCGCAACATTGAGAAGAAGAAG CTCAAGCTGGAAGGCTATCAAGCGCGATTAAAGAACGGGGACATGCTAAATCCAGACCAACTG GAGGCAGTTGGGAGGTATGAAGAAGTGATTCACAACCTGAAGTTTGCCAAAGAGTTACAGATGACTCTTCATGCTCTCACTCAGGAT ctgttgaAGGCCCAGAGGAAGGCCGTGCGGCACGAGCAGGTTCAGAGATCCGAGAGCGAACAGAGGCGTTTCAGTACGATGCTGCAGGTCCAATACGTTCTGCGCAGTCTCCAGAGGCACGACGTCAGGAAAACCTTCAGCACGTGCGAACAGGCTCGATACCTAAGCATGCAGGAAGTGGAGAAGCTGCTGAACCTCGCGACGATGCTGGCCTGCAAGAGGGACGAGAGGATGAG tTTGGAAGATCAAATGGAACAGGCCTCTTTTGTTTACATGGACCTACTGGATGGCAAAGACAAACCAGTTGCTGGCTCGACAT ACAAATCCCTGAAGGAAAAGCTCCTCAGGCTGGTGGACTCGGGTTTATTTGATCACCTCCCAGAACCTGAAGAAAATCCAAAAAAGGATGAAGTACAAAAACCTGACTCTTCTACATCAAAACCAAGCTCCTTAAATG CTGTGAGTAGTTCGACCTCGGACGTGACTTCTCGGCAG TTTTCAAACAGACGCTACGTCAAGGAGCGTGACCCCACACCACCCGGTCAGGGCGTGAACCTCAACGTGGAGCCTCCCACCTGGAAAGGGGAGTTTTTAGCTCTGAAAGAACAGGAACCACCCGATTCCTGGGACATGGAGCTTACAGATCCGCCAGCGTCCTCCAAAATGGTGTTGCAGAAACCGTGGAAAGGAGCTGCAGGATTCATCCCGAAGTCCATGGTCACCTTGAAGCCTGCTGTCGAGACTAAACAG aaacgtcaaaggaaaaataaaggaaGCCATGGCCTTAAATCT GATGTCCAGATCAAGAAGGCCGTACCTGTGGAGGTGTTTAACTCTCCATCCTCTCTGGCTAAAGATCCTGCCCTGCGCAGACAACAGCTCGATCACCTGATGGATCAGATCACGGGATCCTTCAGCTTTATTCAG GACTCTCTGCTGGATGGAGAAGCCACGCCTGGGAACGGCCGTACCAGAGGTCTGCGCCTGTCTCCCGGCTCCTCTCCCCTGG CTCAGACGATCCCGACTGACCTCCTGCCTCCATCCCAGAat TCAACTCCTCTTCATGGCCACAAGTGTCCTGGAGATGCCCAAAGCTCTCTGGCTAATGGAGATCAGCCCACGGACACCTCAGATTTGAAGCTGCACGCTGAAGACAGCTTGCAT GTGACTCAAGATAAAGGCTTCACGTCTCCACCTCTGTACTGCAGAGAGCCCTGCATCTCCGTAACTCACGACACTAAAAACACGAGACAG GCAGGAAAGCAGCCACTTTCGAATGGAGAGATTCCCACACCTGTCCTGGCCCAGACCTTCACCACTCCACCCAACAGAAGATCTCTACCTCCGACCAGCACCGCATCCTTCAGCAGCCTGCACTCT GTGTTCAGTGGTGAGGTTCCTATGACCAGAAGCTCGGAGCTGAAAACCGAAGAAAGCGGCTTTTTAGAGTCTGTGTGTCTGAGCTACAGTACAGCGAGCACCATGAGCCACAGCACGGCGAGCACACAGACGCCACCGGAGCTCAGCCTGCCGCAGGATGACCTGCAGATGG AGAGTGCATACCTGTCAGAAAGTGATATCAGTGCTTCCAGTCACGTTTATTCGTCTCCTGGTCCAAATTCAGCCCCTCACTTTCAGTCTAGTCTGGTCCAGCAGTATTACCCACGCAGTACACTTCGAGGTATGACACACGGTGCAAGAGGGCTCTTCCACTCCTCACTTCGCTCACCTGGGGCTTCCAGAG GTGGTTATGAGGTGCACAGGGTAAACATCCGTGCTCCAGGAGGAGGTTTTGCTGCCCAAACCCATCGTGAGACTGGATCTGCTCCTTATACCgcccaa GAGAACGGGTATCAGCCGAGTCATAAACGTCCTGGAGGAACCGCACCTCGGAGGAACAGCTCAGTTG GTTGGAGTGACTCCTCCCAGGTGAGCAGCCCAGACCGGGAGGGCACGTTTATCATCGACTCGGCTCAGGGTGACACTCACTCCATGTCGATCGCCGGCCCTCCTCCTCACACCCTGATGCACGTGTACCCGCAACTCCGCGTGGCCTTTTCAGCCGCCCGTGCCACCAACCTGGCACCAGGTACCCTGGACCAGCCTATTGCCTTCGACCTGCTCCATAGTAACCTCGGCGGTGCGTTTGACGCCCCCTCTGGTCACTTCTCCTGCCCGGCTGCTGGCACCTacgttttctttttccacatcCTCAAGCTGGCCATCAGCGTCCCGCTGTACGTCAATCTGATGCGCAACGACGAGGTGATGGCTTCGGCATACGCCAACGATGGCGCACCCGACCACGAGACGGCCAGCAACCACGCCGTTCTGCCTCTGCACGTCGGCGATCACATCTGGCTTCGTCTCCACCGTGGCGCCATCTACGGAAGCAGCTGGAAGTACAGCACCTTCTCAGGCTTCCTGCTCTACATGGATTGA
- the sinhcaf gene encoding SIN3-HDAC complex-associated factor: MFGFHKPKMYRSLNGCCICRAKSSSSRFTDSKRYERDFQSCFGLCETRSGEICNACVLLVKRWKKLPVGSKKNWNHVVDARGGPSLKMTVKSKKVKPLSRRIRPSQIHRVQNELKRNNSDAHSTTSSASPAQSPSYSNQSDEGSDSELAPGSARSPVFSFLDLTYWRRQRVCCGIIYKGRFGEVLIDPHLYKPCCQKKQEQSPEEEEEEDEQEEEEPELEKEEGQENGSVLASPLAPPESPPPPLKPERDEEDEW, translated from the exons ATGTTTGGTTTCCATAAACCAAAGATGTACCGCAGTCTAAACGGCTGCTGTATCTGCAGAGCAAAGTCCTCCAGCTCACGCTTCACGGACAGCAAACGCTACGAGCGAGACTTCCAGAGCTGCTTCGG CCTCTGTGAAACACGCTCTGGAGAAATCTGTAACGCGTGCGTGCTGTTGGTGAAGCGTTGGAAGAAGCTTCCTGTCGGATCCAAAAAGAACTGGAATCAC GTGGTGGATGCGAGAGGTGGCCCCAGCCTGAAGATGACGGTGAAGTCTAAGAAGGTGAAGCCTCTTTCCAGAAGAATCCGGCCGAGTCAGATCCACCGAGTGCAGAACGAGCTGAAGAGAAACA ATTCGGATGCTCACAGCACCACCTCCAGCGCTAGTCCCGCCCAGTCTCCCAGCTACAGCAACCAATCAGACGAGGGTTCGGACTCCGAGTTGGCTCCCGGTTCTGCTCGCTCTCCAGTCTTCTCCTTCCTGGACCTGACCTACTGGAGAAG GCAGCGCGTTTGCTGCGGCATCATCTACAAGGGTCGCTTTGGAGAAGTGCTCATCGACCCCCATCTCTATAAACCCTGCTGCCAAAAGAAACAGGAGCAGAGCcctgaggaagaggaggaggaggatgagcaggaggaagaggagcccGAGCTGGAGAAGGAGGAAGGGCAGGAGAACGGGAGCGTGCTGGCTTCTCCGCTCGCTCCGCCCGAATCTCCACCCCCGCCTCTAAAACCCGAGCGAGACGAAGAAGACGAGTGGTGA